The window AGCCTCGCCCTTACACCCCCCCCGTGTTTTAACTACAGTTGTGCCCTCAGCCGTAACCTCCCCATGAACCCTTCACCGAGTTCACCCTCCCAAAAATGGAAAGAAATCTTTAAAAAGCTGCAAAATAAAGCTCTCCACAGCGACTGCGGCGAGTTCCACGGTCTCCAATGAACTATTCCCACAGAGACCTTCTCTTCCTCctgtttccctctcttcctccccctcttcttcttctcttcctcctcctctccggcTCCTCCTTAGCAGTCCCTGCATTCCCCCTCTACTCTCGGCAGGCAGGTGCTCGTGTTAATGCCGTGGTTAGTGAGATAGGCCCCAGCGGGCCCTCTGATAGGCTAAAAGGATTTGGGGGTGCTGGTCCCCCTGCCAGGCCTCACATATGTCACCCCTGTCCTTGGCCATGGCTGTGGCATGGTTGTTACTTGGAATAAGGGAAACACTGGAAATGGGATTTCAGGGCCATCTGAACTGACTTCGCTCAGAGAGGTTTTGGCCATTACCCAACCCCCCCCGCTCTTCAGCCCCCTCGCTGGTCTCTATAAAGATCAAAGAGGCTTGGCATAGGATGGCAGTGTGGAAGTGCTTCTCAGTTCCTCAATACTGTTTTAATGGACTCCATAGGAGATTTCCGATTCATTTTATAACCAACTGTATGTTATGTAtgttatctctctcgctctcaatttctctcactctctctctcctctctctctctctccatttctctctctatcctctctctctctacatttctctcactcaatttctctctccatttctcgcTCTCTCAAATGTCAGTATTTCTTACAGGCTGCTACACATGAGCATGGTGGTGCATGACGTCTGAGGTTTGAATGTTTATGTACTGTAGGGTTTTGACCCAATAAAGGTGATTTATTgggtcccccctctctctgaactcatcccctctctctctctctctctctctctctctctctctctctctctctctctctctctctctctctctctctctctctctctctctctctctctctctctctctctctctctctctctctctctctctctctctctctctctctctctgtgtgtctctctctctctctctctctctctctctctttgtctctctctctctctctctctctctctttgtctctctctctctctctctctctctctctctctctctctctctctctctctctctctctctctctctctctctctctctcgctttccaaCAGCTAACTCAGGGTCTCTTCAGGGTCCCCAGACCCCCCAGTCATCAGGCAGCAGCTCCATGGCAGAGATGTCAGGTGACCTGAAGCCCCTCACCCCAGCCACCACCccccagggacagggacaggtcaCCCCCATCCCAGCCAGCAGGTACACCATGATCCCCTCTCATTCCGGCACTCTCACTGctgagagtgtatgtgtgtatacataccatatacagtgcattcggaaagtattcagaccccttgatgttttccacattttgttacattacagccttattctaaaatggattaaataaaacatttttctcatcaatctacatacaataccccataataaaaaacagaaataccttatttacataagtattcagaccctttgctatgagactcgaaattgagctcaggtgcatcctgtttccattaatcatccttgagatgtttctacaacttgattggagtccatctgtggtaaattcaattgattggacatgatttggaaaggtacacacctgtctatataaggtcccacagttgacagtgcatgtcagagcaaaacccaagccatgaggttgaaggaattgtccgtagagctccgagacaggattgtgtcgaggcacagatctggggaagggtaccgaaaaatgcctgcagcattgaaggtcctcaacaactcagtggcctccatcattcttaaatggaagaagtttggaaccaccaagactcttcctagagctggcctccaggccaaactgagcaatcgggggagaagggccttggtcagggaggtgtccaagaaccctatggtcactctgacagagctccagagttcctctgtggagatgggagaaccttccagaaagacaaccatctctgcagcactccaccaatcaggcctttaaggtagagtggccagacggaagccactcctcagtaaaaggcacatgacagcccgcttggagtttgccaaaaggcacctaaatgactctctgaccatgagaaacaagattctctggtctgatgaaaccaagatggaattatttggcctgaatgccaagcgccaggtctggaggaaacctggcaccatccctacagtgaagcatggtggtggcagcatcatgctgtgggatgtttttcagtggcagggactgggaaacaagtcaggatcgagggaaagattaacagagcaaagtacagagagatctttgatgaaaatctgctccagagccctcaggacctcagactggggtgaaggttcaccttccaacaggacaacaaccctaagcacacagccaagacaatgcaggagtggcttcgggacaagtctccgaatgtccttgagtggcccagccagagcccggacttgaacctggtcaaacatctctggagagacctgaaaatagctgtgcagcgatgctccccatccaatctgacagagcttgagaggatctgcagagaagaatggaagaaactccccaaatacaggtgtgccaaacttgtagagtcatacccaagaagactcaaggctgtaatcgctcccaaaggtgcttcaacaaagtactgagtaaagggtctgaatactgtgatattaaaaaatatatatttttcatatatttgcaaaaataaaaaaataaaaaacttttttgctttgttattatggggtattgttggtagattgatgaggggaaaaaacaatttaatcaattttagaataaggctgtaacgtaacaaaatgtggaaaaagtcactgTAGGTATGTTAAAGTGTCTAGATTAGGGGTGTGTCAAACATATGACCCGTGGGCCATATCTGGGCCACGAAGGGGTCCAATCCGGCCTGCgggtggtttgagtaaaaaaataaaaaaactgtgaGGGAAACGAACTCAATAttctttaaaatgactaaaacctaatggaaactgtgtagaaatgataatggaccttgATTCACACAGTTTCTTGACCGTGTCCAGCTCACTCAAAATCACCCAAAATAAATTCCAAGAACAATGGACTATTTTTAGCTAATTTTGACAGCAAGGAAATATGGCACATTTTCAGTGTGGCCCTgcggacctcgttgaagaccgaatgcgcCCCCCAGGGAAAACTGATTTTGACAGCCCTGGTCTAGATCCTCACCTtttaccccctctccctctgtctcaagGAGCAGTGTGGTGAGTGTGCAGGACCCGTTCTCAGAGGTGAGCGACCCGGCCTTCCAGAAGCGTAACTCTCTCCCCCTGGGGGGCTCTGGGGGTGCGTACCAGCAGGGGGTCAACATGCCCCCTGACATGATGATGAGGATGCAGTACGAGAAGGACCCCTTCGCTGGCATGAGAAAGGGTGAGTAGACCATGGACCCAGTCGCTGGCACAGACTTACCACCATGCAGTACACAGCAATAAGCTGATGAGTTGTACAAAAATGGCATATGCAGAGCATAGTCCTGCGACTTTCTCAGAACTTTTTAAGAACATCACGCCTGACGCCTGTGACAACAATTTACAATTAAAAAAACGTTATTGTAATGTTTTACAGGAACTTACAACTGGAACTCCAGCAGTGCGATGGGCACTTTGTGTCCTCTACTAGGGTTGTTGGTGGTTATTTTCTGGGTTAGTTGTTTGTCTGAGCACATGGCCGTGCCGGGCAGGCTGGCTGATGGTTTACAGAGCGGGACAGATGCCTGTGTTTTACTGCTGTGACTGGAACATCAAGCCTTTTTGTCAAAGGCACTTTACCTTTATACATGTATTAATCCCTCTGATGTCATTGTTTGTCTCTCATCCTAACTTCATCTTTCCATTTGACCTTTTTTACCTATGCTGTTTTTTTTCCCTGTCTTTCGGAGCAACAGCTGTTTTGACTGACTGTTAATTTGGATTTGTTCACctctgagagcagaggatgattgGAGTTTGGAAGCTGGGTTATGAGAAATGTTGTTTCTGAGTGAATAACTTAGCTGGGTTGTCAGCACAGCACATTGCAGGATTTCCTGATCATGCTGAAAGAGATTATTAGTAGGAGACTAGTGCCACCTAGTGAATAAACCATTACGTCAACAACACAGTGTTTCAAGCAAACTATCCATTCATACTGTGTTCCTCTGGTCATTCTCCACAGTGGCAGGAGGTGAGCCCTACATGCCAGGCCAGATGCCCAGTGGTGGCATGCAGGAGATGTACGGCAGGCCTCCATCAGCCATGGGCCAGCGCTCCCAGTACCCATATGGACCATGCTACGACAGGAGGTAAGCAGAGGGGCACCAGAGATCTGAACTGATCAGACATGGTTTAGAAACCAATTCTGCCTTGTTTACATGTATTCATGCAAACTGATGGCTTGACTGTCTGTCTTTCAGACCAGACCATGTGATGGGGATGGAAGGGACCATGGGCCCCCCCGGGAACCAGAGCAACATGGGACCGTCCAACAGCGAGGGCAGCATATACTCTCCCAACAGATACCCCTCCCAGCAGAGGTGAGGAGCACCACCATCCACCATaatagtgtttgtgtttgtgttgatGTCTAGAAATGTCCTTTCTGTTCATCAGCGACTCATTGATTTCCTCCTCTGCAGACACGAAGGCTATGGGCAACAGTACCCTGGCATGCCATATGGAATACACCCCTCAGGGATGTACCCTCAACAacaggtgagagacagacacactaaGGAGCTCATTGAGCAGGCCTTGTGATACAGGCACAGCAGAGTTTtatgattggtttagtattgatTGTTATTGGAATAAAATAATCACCTTGGAATCTTTTGCTTCTCCACAGGGCTACAAGCGCCCCATGGAGGGCATGTACGGGTCCCCAGGCAAGAGACATGAGGGGGAGATGTACGGCCCCCCAGCAAAGAGACACGAGGGGGAGATGTATGCCATGCAGTATAGGGGCCAGCAGCCTGACATGTACAACCAGTACACCACTGGTTACTCTGGGCCTGAGAGAAGGCCCATGCAGGGCCAGTTCCCCTACCATTCCCCCTACAGCCGGGAGCGCATGCAGGCCTCTAGCCAGGGTCAGCACCCCCAGCACTCCATGGGCCCCCAGATGATGTCCGGGGGGCCACCCGCCAACAACGGAGTGGAAGGACCCCAGGGGCCCAACATGTGGCCCTCCAGGACAGACATGGGTTATCCCTACCCCAACAGACAGGGGGCACCCTCCCAGGTACAGCCATATGGTCCTATGGGGAGAGGAGATGATTTGGAGGGCCGACCCATCCAGGATGGTCAGTGGCTCGGACACGGAGGCCATCGCCAGTCCTCCTACATGACAGGTGGTATGACCCCAATGTCCTCCCGCCAGCCCCCCTCTGCCTACCAGACCTCCCCCTCCATGGCCAACCACCTACCCCGAGCCCCCAGTCCCGGCTCCTTCCAGCGCTCCATGGAGGCACGCATGTCCCCCAACAAAGCTGTCTTTATGGGCTCCATGAAGATGCCGGGCAAACCGGGCATGCCCATGCCAGGGCAGGGTAATGGGCACCCAAGCCAGGTCACACCTAACCTGCTGAGAGATCTCAACTACCCTCTAGGATCTGTAGAGGCCACCATGCCCCTTTTCAAGCCACGTCGCAAAATTACCTCAAAGGACACTGGTAAGAGATTAACAAGTCTTTCTAACTTCCTGTAAAGTCAAACTAGCATTGGGATTACGGTGATCGTCTTGATATCTGTGACAGGTATTAATTACAAACCTTTCTCCTCTAACCCCTGTGTTCTCCACAGGAACCCCAGAGGCGTGGCGAGTGATGATGTCTCTGAAGTCAGGTCTGCTGGGTGAGAGTACCTGGGCCCTGGACACCATCAACATCCTGCTGTATGACGACAGCACTGTGGCCTCCTTCACCCTCACACAGGTAACTGGAGACACTCTACACACTCTACTCTTCTCTTACTATTGTTCTCAACCATACCAGGACTTGATGTCACTCTGAAATGATTTACATTCTGTCATGCTTGACAGTTCTCCACcccaacacaaaccaacacatcATTATCAGACTACGCTGTAGATATTAAGGGACGCTGAAGTGTTTCAAAACCAAAGCCCTAATGACATTTGTTATTTTGCTGTGTCTGCAGTTGCCTGGCTTCCTGGAGCTGATAGTGGAGTACTTCAGACGCTGTGTGATGGAGATCTTTGGCATCCTGGAGGAGTATGAGATAGGGACCATCGGCCAAAAGAGCCTCCTTGGGGCTGAAGCCTGTGACCAGGGGGAGGAGCTGACTGAACCTGAGATCGACTGTGAGGACAGCCAACCAGAGCCTGAGCATGaacaggagatggagaggggggaggtggagaggggggaggtggagaagggggaggagaaacCTGCTGACATCACAAAGAAAATGACAGTGGAGGTGATGTCACCCCCCAGTGCAACGGAACCAGCCCCTGAGGGAATGAAGGAGGAATCTGAAGCCGAGGTGaagaaggaagagggggagaaagaagaggatggagagaaagaagaggggaaagagaaagagaaagaggaagaggaagaggagagtgaaaaGCCAACCGAGAGTAAGGAAGCCTCAGCTGAGAGTAAGGAAGACTCTCCTTATCAGCCTCCTTCAGAGCCCGAGCCAAGGCCACAACAGGCCAGCAAGTACGACAAATTCCCCATCAAGATCCTGCACAAAGAGGACCTGATTGAGGACATGACCGAGCAGCTGGGTCACGTGACAGAGTTCACTAGCGGACTGCTCCACTGGCAGGCAGGCGGGGGGGATTCCACTGTCCACATCCAGACCCACTTTGAGCGCAGGGGAGAGCACCCTGAcatgacggagggagagagagagaaatgtgccAGTCTCAATAAAGATCAGGACACAGAGGAGGGGGGAAAGCAGACGGAGAAGGGTATCACTGCCACCATCGATGATATACTGTGTGCCCGGTTAGGGGCTTTGTCAGAGGGccaccccacccactctgcccccACCTACCCCTTCAGGCTGCACCAGGGAGGGGGCCACCAGCACATCACCCTGCTAGAGGACGAGCCCCGCTGTCTGGACGAGGCTCCCCTCTCCACGGCCTCCCACTGGCAGGACTCCCTGGCCAAACGCTGCCTCTGTGTGTCCAACATCATCCGCAGCCTCTCCTTCATCCCTGGGAATGACTCAGACATGTCCCGTCACCCAGGCCTGGTGCTGATCCTGGGCAGACTGCTGCTGCTCCACCACCAGcacccagagaggaagaggacgccCCCTAGCtaccagagagaggaggtgcAGGAGCGGGGCCTGGCCTGCAGTAAGGACGAGTGGTGGTGGAACTGTCTCACTACACTCAGGGAGAACACCTTGGTCACTCTGGCTAACATCTCTGGCCAGCTGGACCTGTCCCTCTACCCTGAGACCATCTGCCTGCCCATCCTGGACGGCCTGCTCCACTGGATGGTGTGCCCTTCTGCCGAGGCCCAGGACCCCTTCCCCTCAGCCACCCCCCACTCGCCCCTCACCCCCCAGAGACTGGTGCTGGAGTGCCTGTGCAAGCTGAGCATTCAGGACAACAACGTGGACCTGCTGCTGGCCACGCCGCCCTTCAGCCGCCAGGAGAAGCTCTACGCCATCCTGGTGCGTTACGTGGGACAGCGTAAGAACCAGGTGTACCGCGAGATGGCCGTGGCCACCCTATCCAACCTGGCACAGGGGGACTCTACGGCAGCACGCGCCATCGCCGTACAGAAGAGCAGCGTGGGTAACCTGATGGGCTTCCTGGAGGATGGGGTGAGCATAGCCCAGTACCAGCAGAACCCCCACAGCCTGCTGCACATGGTCCACCATCCACCCATGGAGCCTCCCAGCGTTAACATGATGTGTCGGGCTGCCAATGCTCTGCTGGCTATGGCCAAGGTGGAGGAGAACAGGCCAGAGTTTGTCCTGTACGAGGGCCGACTCCTGGACATCTCCATCTCCTCTGTGCTCAACCAGGGGGTGGCCAGCATCATATCTGAAGTACTCTTTCAGTTTGTAAAAAAATTATGACAGGAGGATAGACGGACCTGAGccaagagatggacagagagacgaTGAGAGGAAAACGTTATTCTGtggttttatatttttatttaaatgAAATGgaagatcttttttttttta is drawn from Coregonus clupeaformis isolate EN_2021a chromosome 25, ASM2061545v1, whole genome shotgun sequence and contains these coding sequences:
- the LOC121539159 gene encoding AT-rich interactive domain-containing protein 1B isoform X1; its protein translation is MATQVASTPTRTNNKNKKLSGNLGQELNSGKSGRGNISRSGEMLGAGDGTNTMNNVDHHHRNELNMVNSTYSPINNSDTPEKESGNNITSSDSTTSPGGMETGLIANHKLKNVGSGDPPQHLTPPQQQSQFNPFPQHQQRQIQSNNINNNNSQATRGESKNHHHRGKEGVLGSQPEQQMLSKGEGDHTCKPGERMGARNEHSNLGPTTNNIINQPQSSGGNSEFNNYYGTSRVGPSYDQYGGQQSTGMGVMHSSGPNNMDPVHNSQEGYHNSHYNHYSSYPQGYGGAGYGMMAPSRQGSNMMIGPGSNTPAGHVKAAMGAAACGSGGSVGGFQRFPGQSQHPTGATPTLNQLLTSPSPMMRGYGSGYQDYNSPSAQQQDGIGRGKDMTSQYGSTTHGWPGQQRNHPSMSPGNGGQGISRPQVASMDFMAMKRSQLYGMGNNPYSQQQQGGPYPSQPYGSPTPHRYPMGMQGRGQVGIGGMQYPQQQQVPPQYGQQGIGGYSQQQQQGTPPGPYFSPPHQNPTAPPSQPPYLPPHAPPQQEAPQESYRGSTRSQQQAPGNSGKANHEDMGLIPQDRPSSLPDLSGSIDDLPTGTEAGHSSDISATGSTSSQGEQSNPAQSPFSPHASPHLSGQGSGPSSSPVGSPVGSNQSRSGSGPISPVSGPTTAPGSQMAPQTPGNMLDVPHPPLTQSPMPQERGFISNMQRNQSGSQFAPPPQSGPSMSPHPSPGPGGQMYPGMGPAPYPHGGPYRPQGSQANQYGPQGNYPRPPNYGGTPSANYSSPGPGPGMTSSQGLNASSPMHGQGPGQPMGRSPGAGSRPYHNMAPSSPSMPQPAGPGMGPPSLGNVNRKAQEAAAAVMQAAANSVQGRQGSYPGPGMNLMGTAGSGAPYNQSPGNNSGMGNPQGPPYNMPPSGAMGMAVSGMMTPDGKQKTDGKEENMPTNELPKHKDGYSVSHCISQPTTPGAMPVPSPLSPSPASLSSYHGDDSDSISSPVWPKTPSSPKLNSSTMTNELITRLYDMGEEPERRGWVDRYLSFMEERGTPVPHLPAVGKKPLDLCRLYMAVREIGGLAMVNKNKKWRELSTSLSVGTSSSSASCLKKQYIQYLFAYECKVERGEDQPADSNTGTGGDNRKQAKVQPPSPANSGSLQGPQTPQSSGSSSMAEMSGDLKPLTPATTPQGQGQVTPIPASRSSVVSVQDPFSEVSDPAFQKRNSLPLGGSGGAYQQGVNMPPDMMMRMQYEKDPFAGMRKVAGGEPYMPGQMPSGGMQEMYGRPPSAMGQRSQYPYGPCYDRRPDHVMGMEGTMGPPGNQSNMGPSNSEGSIYSPNRYPSQQRHEGYGQQYPGMPYGIHPSGMYPQQQGYKRPMEGMYGSPGKRHEGEMYGPPAKRHEGEMYAMQYRGQQPDMYNQYTTGYSGPERRPMQGQFPYHSPYSRERMQASSQGQHPQHSMGPQMMSGGPPANNGVEGPQGPNMWPSRTDMGYPYPNRQGAPSQVQPYGPMGRGDDLEGRPIQDGQWLGHGGHRQSSYMTGGMTPMSSRQPPSAYQTSPSMANHLPRAPSPGSFQRSMEARMSPNKAVFMGSMKMPGKPGMPMPGQGNGHPSQVTPNLLRDLNYPLGSVEATMPLFKPRRKITSKDTGTPEAWRVMMSLKSGLLGESTWALDTINILLYDDSTVASFTLTQLPGFLELIVEYFRRCVMEIFGILEEYEIGTIGQKSLLGAEACDQGEELTEPEIDCEDSQPEPEHEQEMERGEVERGEVEKGEEKPADITKKMTVEVMSPPSATEPAPEGMKEESEAEVKKEEGEKEEDGEKEEGKEKEKEEEEEESEKPTESKEASAESKEDSPYQPPSEPEPRPQQASKYDKFPIKILHKEDLIEDMTEQLGHVTEFTSGLLHWQAGGGDSTVHIQTHFERRGEHPDMTEGEREKCASLNKDQDTEEGGKQTEKGITATIDDILCARLGALSEGHPTHSAPTYPFRLHQGGGHQHITLLEDEPRCLDEAPLSTASHWQDSLAKRCLCVSNIIRSLSFIPGNDSDMSRHPGLVLILGRLLLLHHQHPERKRTPPSYQREEVQERGLACSKDEWWWNCLTTLRENTLVTLANISGQLDLSLYPETICLPILDGLLHWMVCPSAEAQDPFPSATPHSPLTPQRLVLECLCKLSIQDNNVDLLLATPPFSRQEKLYAILVRYVGQRKNQVYREMAVATLSNLAQGDSTAARAIAVQKSSVGNLMGFLEDGVSIAQYQQNPHSLLHMVHHPPMEPPSVNMMCRAANALLAMAKVEENRPEFVLYEGRLLDISISSVLNQGVASIISEVLFQFVKKL
- the LOC121539159 gene encoding AT-rich interactive domain-containing protein 1B isoform X2, whose protein sequence is MATQVASTPTRTNNKNKKLSGNLGQELNSGKSGRGNISRSGEMLGAGDGTNTMNNVDHHHRNELNMVNSTYSPINNSDTPEKESGNNITSSDSTTSPGGMETGLIANHKLKNVGSGDPPQHLTPPQQQSQFNPFPQHQQRQIQSNNINNNNSQATRGESKNHHHRGKEGVLGSQPEQQMLSKGEGDHTCKPGERMGARNEHSNLGPTTNNIINQPQSSGGNSEFNNYYGTSRVGPSYDQYGGQQSTGMGVMHSSGPNNMDPVHNSQEGYHNSHYNHYSSYPQGYGGAGYGMMAPSRQGSNMMIGPGSNTPAGHVKAAMGAAACGSGGSVGGFQRFPGQSQHPTGATPTLNQLLTSPSPMMRGYGSGYQDYNSPSAQQQDGIGRGKDMTSQYGSTTHGWPGQQRNHPSMSPGNGGQGISRPQVASMDFMAMKRSQLYGMGNNPYSQQQQGGPYPSQPYGSPTPHRYPMGMQGRGQVGIGGMQYPQQQVPPQYGQQGIGGYSQQQQQGTPPGPYFSPPHQNPTAPPSQPPYLPPHAPPQQEAPQESYRGSTRSQQQAPGNSGKANHEDMGLIPQDRPSSLPDLSGSIDDLPTGTEAGHSSDISATGSTSSQGEQSNPAQSPFSPHASPHLSGQGSGPSSSPVGSPVGSNQSRSGSGPISPVSGPTTAPGSQMAPQTPGNMLDVPHPPLTQSPMPQERGFISNMQRNQSGSQFAPPPQSGPSMSPHPSPGPGGQMYPGMGPAPYPHGGPYRPQGSQANQYGPQGNYPRPPNYGGTPSANYSSPGPGPGMTSSQGLNASSPMHGQGPGQPMGRSPGAGSRPYHNMAPSSPSMPQPAGPGMGPPSLGNVNRKAQEAAAAVMQAAANSVQGRQGSYPGPGMNLMGTAGSGAPYNQSPGNNSGMGNPQGPPYNMPPSGAMGMAVSGMMTPDGKQKTDGKEENMPTNELPKHKDGYSVSHCISQPTTPGAMPVPSPLSPSPASLSSYHGDDSDSISSPVWPKTPSSPKLNSSTMTNELITRLYDMGEEPERRGWVDRYLSFMEERGTPVPHLPAVGKKPLDLCRLYMAVREIGGLAMVNKNKKWRELSTSLSVGTSSSSASCLKKQYIQYLFAYECKVERGEDQPADSNTGTGGDNRKQAKVQPPSPANSGSLQGPQTPQSSGSSSMAEMSGDLKPLTPATTPQGQGQVTPIPASRSSVVSVQDPFSEVSDPAFQKRNSLPLGGSGGAYQQGVNMPPDMMMRMQYEKDPFAGMRKVAGGEPYMPGQMPSGGMQEMYGRPPSAMGQRSQYPYGPCYDRRPDHVMGMEGTMGPPGNQSNMGPSNSEGSIYSPNRYPSQQRHEGYGQQYPGMPYGIHPSGMYPQQQGYKRPMEGMYGSPGKRHEGEMYGPPAKRHEGEMYAMQYRGQQPDMYNQYTTGYSGPERRPMQGQFPYHSPYSRERMQASSQGQHPQHSMGPQMMSGGPPANNGVEGPQGPNMWPSRTDMGYPYPNRQGAPSQVQPYGPMGRGDDLEGRPIQDGQWLGHGGHRQSSYMTGGMTPMSSRQPPSAYQTSPSMANHLPRAPSPGSFQRSMEARMSPNKAVFMGSMKMPGKPGMPMPGQGNGHPSQVTPNLLRDLNYPLGSVEATMPLFKPRRKITSKDTGTPEAWRVMMSLKSGLLGESTWALDTINILLYDDSTVASFTLTQLPGFLELIVEYFRRCVMEIFGILEEYEIGTIGQKSLLGAEACDQGEELTEPEIDCEDSQPEPEHEQEMERGEVERGEVEKGEEKPADITKKMTVEVMSPPSATEPAPEGMKEESEAEVKKEEGEKEEDGEKEEGKEKEKEEEEEESEKPTESKEASAESKEDSPYQPPSEPEPRPQQASKYDKFPIKILHKEDLIEDMTEQLGHVTEFTSGLLHWQAGGGDSTVHIQTHFERRGEHPDMTEGEREKCASLNKDQDTEEGGKQTEKGITATIDDILCARLGALSEGHPTHSAPTYPFRLHQGGGHQHITLLEDEPRCLDEAPLSTASHWQDSLAKRCLCVSNIIRSLSFIPGNDSDMSRHPGLVLILGRLLLLHHQHPERKRTPPSYQREEVQERGLACSKDEWWWNCLTTLRENTLVTLANISGQLDLSLYPETICLPILDGLLHWMVCPSAEAQDPFPSATPHSPLTPQRLVLECLCKLSIQDNNVDLLLATPPFSRQEKLYAILVRYVGQRKNQVYREMAVATLSNLAQGDSTAARAIAVQKSSVGNLMGFLEDGVSIAQYQQNPHSLLHMVHHPPMEPPSVNMMCRAANALLAMAKVEENRPEFVLYEGRLLDISISSVLNQGVASIISEVLFQFVKKL
- the LOC121539159 gene encoding AT-rich interactive domain-containing protein 1B isoform X3 — protein: MGLIPQDRPSSLPDLSGSIDDLPTGTEAGHSSDISATGSTSSQGEQSNPAQSPFSPHASPHLSGQGSGPSSSPVGSPVGSNQSRSGSGPISPVSGPTTAPGSQMAPQTPGNMLDVPHPPLTQSPMPQERGFISNMQRNQSGSQFAPPPQSGPSMSPHPSPGPGGQMYPGMGPAPYPHGGPYRPQGSQANQYGPQGNYPRPPNYGGTPSANYSSPGPGPGMTSSQGLNASSPMHGQGPGQPMGRSPGAGSRPYHNMAPSSPSMPQPAGPGMGPPSLGNVNRKAQEAAAAVMQAAANSVQGRQGSYPGPGMNLMGTAGSGAPYNQSPGNNSGMGNPQGPPYNMPPSGAMGMAVSGMMTPDGKQKTDGKEENMPTNELPKHKDGYSVSHCISQPTTPGAMPVPSPLSPSPASLSSYHGDDSDSISSPVWPKTPSSPKLNSSTMTNELITRLYDMGEEPERRGWVDRYLSFMEERGTPVPHLPAVGKKPLDLCRLYMAVREIGGLAMVNKNKKWRELSTSLSVGTSSSSASCLKKQYIQYLFAYECKVERGEDQPADSNTGTGGDNRKQAKVQPPSPANSGSLQGPQTPQSSGSSSMAEMSGDLKPLTPATTPQGQGQVTPIPASRSSVVSVQDPFSEVSDPAFQKRNSLPLGGSGGAYQQGVNMPPDMMMRMQYEKDPFAGMRKVAGGEPYMPGQMPSGGMQEMYGRPPSAMGQRSQYPYGPCYDRRPDHVMGMEGTMGPPGNQSNMGPSNSEGSIYSPNRYPSQQRHEGYGQQYPGMPYGIHPSGMYPQQQGYKRPMEGMYGSPGKRHEGEMYGPPAKRHEGEMYAMQYRGQQPDMYNQYTTGYSGPERRPMQGQFPYHSPYSRERMQASSQGQHPQHSMGPQMMSGGPPANNGVEGPQGPNMWPSRTDMGYPYPNRQGAPSQVQPYGPMGRGDDLEGRPIQDGQWLGHGGHRQSSYMTGGMTPMSSRQPPSAYQTSPSMANHLPRAPSPGSFQRSMEARMSPNKAVFMGSMKMPGKPGMPMPGQGNGHPSQVTPNLLRDLNYPLGSVEATMPLFKPRRKITSKDTGTPEAWRVMMSLKSGLLGESTWALDTINILLYDDSTVASFTLTQLPGFLELIVEYFRRCVMEIFGILEEYEIGTIGQKSLLGAEACDQGEELTEPEIDCEDSQPEPEHEQEMERGEVERGEVEKGEEKPADITKKMTVEVMSPPSATEPAPEGMKEESEAEVKKEEGEKEEDGEKEEGKEKEKEEEEEESEKPTESKEASAESKEDSPYQPPSEPEPRPQQASKYDKFPIKILHKEDLIEDMTEQLGHVTEFTSGLLHWQAGGGDSTVHIQTHFERRGEHPDMTEGEREKCASLNKDQDTEEGGKQTEKGITATIDDILCARLGALSEGHPTHSAPTYPFRLHQGGGHQHITLLEDEPRCLDEAPLSTASHWQDSLAKRCLCVSNIIRSLSFIPGNDSDMSRHPGLVLILGRLLLLHHQHPERKRTPPSYQREEVQERGLACSKDEWWWNCLTTLRENTLVTLANISGQLDLSLYPETICLPILDGLLHWMVCPSAEAQDPFPSATPHSPLTPQRLVLECLCKLSIQDNNVDLLLATPPFSRQEKLYAILVRYVGQRKNQVYREMAVATLSNLAQGDSTAARAIAVQKSSVGNLMGFLEDGVSIAQYQQNPHSLLHMVHHPPMEPPSVNMMCRAANALLAMAKVEENRPEFVLYEGRLLDISISSVLNQGVASIISEVLFQFVKKL